A stretch of Babesia bigemina genome assembly Bbig001, chromosome : III DNA encodes these proteins:
- a CDS encoding uracil-DNA glycosylase family protein, putative, with amino-acid sequence MAKRLLTDFFSPLKGCAKRSRSSLDAVADTLTPETAATPEAPPKPDPVETTTATAKDPAPIATSAPAVEDSDANRGVVATVQAMLGDEWGSKLSDELSKPYFEKLWTKVANERKTKKVYPPENLVFNAFKLVPLSKVKVVIVGQDPYHQPRQAMGLAFSVPRGVAPPPSLRNIFKEIGSPSTHGDLTYWARQGVFMLNTVLTVVDSEPLSHSNYGWDAFTDRVIDVINKHREKVVFLLWGKSAQKKCDSISNTRHCVLKCGHPSPLSQKFFLGCDHFNKCNAYLTKTEQSPIDWKLPP; translated from the coding sequence ATGGCGAAGCGCCTTTTAACCGATTTCTTCTCTCCCTTGAAGGGATGCGCTAAACGTTCGCGTAGCTCTCTCGACGCAGTAGCGGACACACTGACCCCCGAAACTGCAGCTACTCCGGAGGCGCCACCCAAGCCGGACCCAGTGGAAACAACTACGGCAACGGCGAAGGATCCTGCGCCTATCGCCACCTCGGCACCTGCAGTTGAAGACTCGGATGCCAACCGCGGTGTCGTTGCCACCGTGCAGGCAATGCTCGGCGATGAGTGGGGTTCAAAGCTGTCCGATGAGCTCAGCAAGCCGTATTTCGAGAAGCTGTGGACAAAGGTGGCAAACGAACGTAAGACCAAGAAGGTATATCCTCCTGAGAACCTGGTTTTCAATGCCTTCAAGCTCGTCCCGCTGTCTAAAGTGAAAGTGGTCATCGTTGGCCAAGACCCCTATCACCAGCCGCGCCAGGCCATGGGACTCGCATTTTCCGTGCCGCGAGGAGTCGCTCCGCCCCCAAGTTTGCGCAACATCTTCAAGGAGATAGGCTCGCCCTCCACCCACGGGGACCTCACCTACTGGGCCAGGCAGGGCGTGTTCATGCTGAACACGGTGTTGACGGTCGTCGACAGCGAGCCGCTGTCGCACAGCAACTACGGCTGGGACGCGTTCACGGACCGCGTCATCGACGTTATAAACAAGCATCGGGAGAAGGTGGTGTTTTTGCTTTGGGGCAAGTCCGCGCAGAAGAAGTGCGACAGCATATCGAACACCCGCCACTGCGTTCTGAAGTGCGGCCACCCGTCGCCGCTGTCGCAGAAGTTTTTCCTCGGCTGCGACCACTTCAACAAGTGCAATGCCTACCTGACCAAAACGGAGCAGTCTCCCATCGACTGGAAGCTGCCCCCGTGA
- a CDS encoding ubiquitin carboxyl-terminal hydrolase family protein, putative: MSLAKRRPPRFVVQLHDRNISFVKSKDEPAEKRDEIEYFKDGRLHTAKRDPQAAEDANAPFKNAVALIETLQGSDAFGVDRLPNAKHNEQFDKMAGGLFNPGINICFMNVILQVLTHSPYLAPAMMRAAHSRVCPNAKRKIVCVTCVLEAHVKQALGNRVAKKNPYVHLVQRLIWKQYQLGRQEDAFIFLKHLLDALIKGCYGSRYSNSTATMVPQNDAMRSFIGRIFGGFLKNVLMCSHCHYRSEKLETCFDISVDIYRANNLADLLTAFVKEETLDHNNRYNCPKCKRHQKATKAMSIYRAPKIMNVVLKRFGMGATGCEKSKKEVSFPLSFSMSIHTSKQSKPVWLTYDLYAVVCHLGRSLHMGHYIAFVRGQHGFWSCFNDASVSTVSQEAVLGLRQEAYLLFYAVNDECAQICDLLTNDKAVTNTFTTKQVPVNRNLQTTTAHYRNDVLREDSLADDAETDNWPKWPLYESVKRKQPAEQQYKVSLMSPSSGTSTDSAEETVESNPESHNELDTSPKVENPQMDSLRVVKRFVTRRVHGHRLKLIGLFKQYQVSQDVIRDIMRIKEQLKGRRGAAADEEPQKQQVRESDDETHLRPLDTAADSDVDTWSDADPGDAYHQLKSSIHPELPKRSQEDVDYDRGKLKKVRSAPQPPLGGVQYVTHNSGTKIAVHQKDAFDSALGNRARKRRHAGNKRRRSRNRR; encoded by the coding sequence ATGTCGCTGGCGAAGAGGCGGCCGCCTAGGTTCGTCGTCCAGCTTCACGACCGCAACATCAGCTTCGTCAAGTCGAAGGACGAGCCGGCGGAGAAGCGCGACGAAATCGAGTACTTCAAGGATGGCAGGCTGCATACGGCCAAGCGCGACCCGCAGGCTGCGGAGGACGCCAACGCGCCCTTCAAGAACGCAGTGGCGCTCATCGAGACCCTGCAGGGGAGCGACGCGTTCGGCGTCGACCGGCTGCCCAACGCCAAGCACAACGAGCAGTTCGACAAGATGGCGGGCGGGCTGTTCAACCCGGGCATCAACATATGCTTCATGAACGTCATCCTGCAGGTGCTCACGCACTCGCCCTACCTCGCGCCGGCCATGATGAGGGCCGCCCACTCCAGGGTCTGCCCGAACGCGAAACGCAAAATCGTGTGCGTCACATGCGTGCTGGAGGCGCACGTCAAGCAGGCGCTGGGCAACCGCGTGGCTAAGAAGAACCCGTACGTGCACCTGGTCCAGAGGCTCATTTGGAAGCAGTACCAGCTGGGCCGCCAGGAGGACGCGTTCATCTTCCTGAAGCACCTGCTCGACGCGCTCATCAAGGGGTGCTACGGGTCGCGCTACTCCAACAGCACCGCCACCATGGTGCCGCAGAACGACGCCATGCGGAGCTTCATCGGCCGGATCTTCGGCGGGTTCCTGAAGAACGTGCTCATGTGCTCCCACTGCCACTACAGGTCGGAAAAGCTCGAGACCTGTTTCGACATCTCCGTGGACATTTACCGGGCGAACAACCTGGCGGATCTACTCACGGCGTTCGTCAAGGAGGAGACCCTGGACCACAACAACAGGTACAACTGCCCCAAATGCAAGCGGCACCAAAAGGCCACGAAGGCGATGTCGATTTACCGCGCCCCCAAGATCATGAACGTAGTGCTCAAGAGGTTCGGAATGGGCGCCACCGGGTGCGAAAAGTCGAAGAAGGAGGTCTCGTTCCCGCTGAGCTTCTCCATGTCTATACACACGTCAAAGCAGTCGAAGCCAGTTTGGCTAACCTACGACCTTTACGCAGTAGTCTGCCATCTCGGCAGGTCGCTGCACATGGGCCACTACATCGCGTTCGTGCGGGGGCAGCACGGGTTCTGGAGCTGCTTCAACGACGCCTCGGTCTCCACCGTCTCCCAGGAGGCGGTGCTGGGCCTCAGGCAAGAGGCCTACCTGCTGTTCTACGCAGTCAACGACGAGTGCGCGCAGATATGTGacctgctgaccaacgacAAGGCGGTCACGAACACCTTCACCACCAAACAAGTGCCCGTCAAtcgcaacctgcagaccaCCACTGCGCATTACCGGAACGACGTCCTGCGCGAGGACTCGCTCGCCGACGACGCAGAAACGGACAATTGGCCCAAATGGCCATTGTACGAGTCGGTCAAGCGCAAGCAACCCGCCGAGCAGCAGTACAAGGTTTCGCTTATGTCGCCATCAAGCGGCACAAGCACAGACTCCGCGGAGGAAACCGTCGAATCAAACCCCGAATCTCACAATGAGCTAGATACGTCGCCAAAGGTCGAGAATCCGCAAATGGACTCGCTAAGGGTCGTGAAACGCTTTGTGACGAGACGGGTACACGGCCACCGACTGAAACTTATCGGGCTTTTCAAGCAATACCAGGTGTCTCAGGATGTCATCAGGGACATCATGCGCATCAAAGAGCAACTAAAGGGGCGCCGTGGCGCGGCGGCTGACGAGGAACCGCAGAAACAGCAAGTGCGGGAAAGCGACGACGAAACGCATTTGAGGCCGCTAGACACGGCGGCGGACAGCGACGTCGACACATGGTCAGACGCGGACCCAGGCGACGCCTACCACCAACTCAAGAGCAGCATACACCCAGAGCTACCCAAGAGATCACAGGAGGACGTGGACTACGACCGCGGGAAGCTCAAGAAGGTCAGGAGCGCCCCGCAGCCGCCCTTGGGAGGCGTGCAGTACGTCACACACAACTCCGGAACCAAGATTGCAGTGCACCAGAAGGACGCGTTCGACAGCGCGCTGGGCAACCGCGCGCGAAAACGACGCCACGCGGGCAACAAGCGACGCAGGTCTCGCAACCGCAGGTGA
- a CDS encoding DNA-DIRECTED RNA POLYMERASE II, III, putative, with product MFKNYIVEDLVTLEVAEYLDDAHRKLTEKVISGVGLVVLVQEFSVHSEPKILPNDASALFTLRLKLLVFAPEVGELLSGTVVGSDSAGIEVSLGFFSDIKLISLFMPQNAAFDQEATTWYVVENDAKRYCKESTPVSFKVVEVTYNDTNDPSKDDQLPVMLVIGKLA from the exons ATGTTTAAAAATTACATCGTCGAGGACCTGGTCACGCTCGAAGTCGCGGAGTACCTCGACGACGCCCACCGGAAGCTCACCGAGAAG GTCATCTCGGGCGTGGGCCTCGTTGTGCTCGTGCAGGAGTTTAGCGTCCATTCGGAGCCCAAGATTCTCCCCAACGACGCCAGCGCACTCTTCACCCTGCggctgaagctgctggtgTTCGCGCCGGAGGTCGGCGAGCTGCTGAGCGGCACCGTCGTGGGCTCCGACTCCGCGGGGATAGAGGTGTCGCTCGGATTCTTCAGCGACATCAAGCTGATATCGCTCTTCATGCCGCAAAACGCGGCGTTCGACCAGGAGGCCACTACGTGGTACGTCGTGGAAAACGACGCCAAACGCTACTGCAAAGAGAGCACCCCCGTCAGCTTCAAGGTCGTCGAGGTCACGTACAACGACACGAACG ACCCTTCGAAGGACGACCAGTTGCCAGTCATGCTTGTGATCGGCAAGTTGGCGTGA
- a CDS encoding DNAJ/HSP40 domain containing protein, putative — protein sequence MIKFLILSFVVSPVVRFVVSPSRELAMATMFAIVFYTSMKSEKNYFQHLKVTPHCSLDAIKKSFKAEAMLLHPDRNTSPTAASDYVELSQMYKTLVNDKKREAYVRYGDMLRGRKEQVVDMSPFDVLYVVTVNTASMLFGMCFTVLLHGQSVVNLTALLYEVFCFALDVYLRFAPDATSFLAGVPILKYYTVFEIIAFLRSFRLVFLYYHSLMGDDDEDKKWKAGICLVRNNMVTVDLLDEYIVAVQRYLTSRKPVVDSEIVWRGAPSVGNAFENRWNYSGNWHVYAH from the exons ATGATCAAATTTCTAATTCTTTCCTTCGTCGTGAGCCCCGTTGTGCGGTTCGTGGTCAGTCCAA GCCGTGAGCTCGCGATGGCCACCATGTTCGCGATCGTGTTCTACACCAGCATGAAGTCCGAGAAGAACTACTTCCAGCACCTGAAGGTCACGCCGCACTGCTCGTTGGACGCGATTAAAAAGTCGTTCAAGGCTGAGGCCATGCTCCTGCACCCA GATCGCAACACATCGCCCACCGCCGCCTCCGACTACGTGGAGCTGTCGCAGATGTACAAAACGCTGGTGAACGACAAAAAGCGTGAAGCGTACGTGCGCTACGGCGACATGCTTCGCGGCCGCAAGG AGCAGGTGGTTGACATGAGCCCGTTCGACGTGCTCTACGTGGTGACGGTGAACACGGCGAGCATGCTCTTCGGGATGTGCTTCACGGTGCTGTTGCACGGCCAGAGCGTCGTGAATCTCACTGCACTGTTGTACGAAGTCTTCTGCTTCGCGCTCGACGTGTACCTGCGCTTCGCCCCCGACGCCACCAGCTTCCTGGCCGGAGTGCCCATCTTGAAGTACTACACGGTGTTCGAGATCATTGCT TTCCTGCGGTCGTTCCGCCTCGTCTTCTTGTACTACCACAGCCTCATgggcgacgacgacgaagacAAGAAGTGGAAGGCCGGCATATGCCTGGTGCGCAACAACATGGTCACCGTCGACCTGTTAGACGAGTACATCGTGGCTGTCCAGCGCTACCTGACTTCGCGCAAACCCGTGGTTGACAGCGAGATCGTGTGGAGGGGCGCCCCGTCCGTGGGGAACGCCTTCGAGAACCGTTGGAACTACTCG GGTAACTGGCACGTATATGCACATTAA
- a CDS encoding YT521-B-like family protein, putative, which yields MDLYTTLIEQSTGRARREDDYDAEPPKEHKCNVLMSLALSVVKRESEKAALLKLKGYERADIERTRGKHSVVCRHWLKGMCMKGEFCDFLHQLVYSRMPPCRLFEKNGFCIDNQRGNCIFQHVVEQPDSGPSQDPRIKEAIANGINFAEISHETDPDGFATAFVLAISTVFPKISDLAIMEEAMPPSPQPQDLAEPVNENDDGDAALANASDVDVNENRPLISASIPGLVKFDATAILDGERRSRASFDVNSNNTKCFMIKSNNMMNIYFSICYGIWATGINNTMKLVNAFQKCEHVILIFSGNESGGFQGYAKMMTLPIPGLYQGIWGSFHSRLGDNFRVKWIKQCSVEFEVLRHVTNQYNQNLPLKKSRDGTELPLDVAETICNTLYNAPEDDLLKGTPMATWERIDHETYFDELNNKNLLYTTFGLPFTPINK from the exons ATGGATTTGTACACGACGTTAATAGAACAATCGACGGGCAGAGCCCGTCGAGAAGACGACTATGACGCCGAGCCGCCGAAAGAGCACAAGTGCAATGTCCTCATGAGCCTAGCCCTCAGCGTGGTCAAACGCGAAAGTGAGAAAGCGGCGTTGCTCAAGCTTAAGGGTTACGAACGCGCGGATATAGAGAGGACGCGCGGAAAGCATTCAGTGGTCTGTCGCCACTGGCTCAAGGGGATGTGCATGAAGGGAGAGTTCTGCGATTTCCTTCACCAGCTCGTATATTCCAGGATGCCGCCGTGCAGACTGTTCGAGAAGAACGGGTTCTGCATTGACAACCAAAGGGGCAACTGCATCTTCCAGCACGTAGTGGAGCAGCCAGACTCCGGACCCTCGCAAGATCCGCGGATCAAGGAGGCCATCGCAAACGGCATCAACTTCGCAGAAATATCGCATGAAACAGACCCGGACGGATTTGCAACTGCTTTTGTGCTTGCTATCAGCACAGTGTTCCCAAAAATATCCGACCTGGCCATCATGGAGGAGGCTATGCCCCCCTCGCCACAGCCGCAGGACCTTGCGGAGCCTGTGAACGAAAATGATGACGGGGATGCGGCATTAGCGAACGCTTCTGATGTAGATGTTAACGAGAATAGGCCACTCATTAGCGCGTCTATCCCGGGGCTGGTGAAATTCGACGCAACCGCGATACTAGATGGCGAACGACGGTCGCGTGCATCGTTCGACGTCAACAGTAACAACACCAAGTGCTTCATGATTAAGAGCAACAACATGATGAACATATACTTCTCCATCTGCTACGGCATATGGGCGACGGGCATAAACAACACTATGAAGCTCGTCAACGCGTTCCAAAAGTGCGAGCACGTCATTCTGATTTTTTCGGGAAACGAAAGCGGAGGGTTCCAGGGGTACGCAAAGATGATGACTCTGCCTATACCTGGGCTTTACCAGGGCATTTGGGGGAGTTTTCACTCCAGACTAGGTGACAACTTCCGGGTGAAGTGGATCAAGCAGTGCTCAGTGGAGTTCGAGGTGCTCAGGCACGTCACCAACCAGTACAACCAAAATCTGCCTCTCAAGAAGTCTAGAGACGGGACGGAGCTTCCACTGGATGTGGCCGAAACAATATGCAATACACTATACAACGCACCGGAGGACGATTTGCTGAAAG GCACGCCGATGGCCACGTGGGAACGCATCGATCACGAGACATACTTCGATGAGCTCAACAACAAGAATTTACTCTATACAACATTTGGCCTGCCATTTACTCCAATCAACAAGTAA
- a CDS encoding REGULATOR OF TELOMERE ELONGATION HELICASE 1, putative, protein MRGRDERRFIAASEYLRAQHDDTDGPGPTHTDGYEREALLDHSDTKGLSFISTRWRNDPAPDPVFRDGLQILRIFKEHGIVKHDDARILRSEDVRNFFIHMDKCYKTQKISMSELFARTLQSLRALPGIIKQAKLHNKAGNPNGGAPMDDPSDYRHNDDMPSPRVEVVVEWEKIKMQRIIGGLKVLFPFPTMAKAQIQILAKLINALKNAEHVILESPTGTGKTAAILSGVLSWMYQGHVQNTVAYDNPSDESQASTSSSSSSQAEVSTKVKARVVYLTRTHAQIKQVMAAIKKSGFRPKSCCIASRLQLCIYKPKKHNEDEENEGSDNDADDPKNRVNSQCRQFIANVDKARASAKQSVYTCSGRLITPKPTLSEQMCPYYLNLGCKNYAISTALRLMGSDNATWDIEDLISYGMEPSHPDASVGCRCNEQADARPTKKREGDITNYFTRKSHYEPPPSQDGVCPYYTAKAVAQVADFVVCPYPYIIDPHTVVRGNAIPNKVATILTTDTKYQSVKSEIIEIISEKTNISGSAGNGIFSNLNNTVLIFDEGHNLENSCIEEASWDVGLDYLKAVLKWLFFVRAKIKAMDDIDLSDNADKSSLKAGGQLGKALVRVITFLQELIEGLEKFLHSTSDDSSGRRKGNSYERVVHSWDRYDQLQNPLGGSAEFIEAFNLDITKVYIVYCSMMQIKSQARTLSLSGVRLMEDYIFQLEYMLAIMVMLCHMPECYNVQIVANGDNAYSLGIWLMNPAVMFNELALNARSIVIASGTLAPIPPMVASLGAEFEKRLKNNVISASQTLTKNQLALYTVTHVSNCRYNNDVIECNFKNLKDNAFLLQLGNSIAKLLEVLPGGTLIFFPNRSAVSACVQLWGETFYDAGPRRTKITILERIMQCKDMNFYQEPTLAADFAVMLKELHEQREFVLFAVYRSHSSEGLNLKLSSLILVGLPFPSIVAPKVGMTRRYHKSQSEPYNWYLRETYRAVNQSIGRCIRTKDDRGVVILLDRRYTAAKEYLPYWIHPYSRAPYTVEGVRDDIEANFKF, encoded by the coding sequence ATGCGGGGCCGGGACGAGCGGCGCTTCATCGCGGCAAGCGAGTACTTGCGGGCGCAGCACGATGACACCGATGGACCCGGGCCGACACACACAGACGGTTACGAGCGCGAGGCCCTGCTGGACCACTCCGACACCAAGGGGCTCAGCTTCATCTCGACGAGATGGAGGAACGACCCCGCCCCGGACCCCGTCTTCAGGGACGGGCTGCAGATCCTCAGGATATTCAAGGAGCACGGGATCGTCAAGCACGATGACGCGCGGATATTGCGCTCCGAGGACGTGCGCAACTTCTTCATCCACATGGACAAGTGCTACAAAACGCAGAAAATATCCATGTCGGAGCTGTTTGCGCGCACGCTGCAGAGTCTACGGGCGTTGCCGGGCATAATAAAGCAGGCGAAGCTGCACAACAAAGCCGGCAACCCCAATGGGGGGGCGCCTATGGATGACCCGAGTGACTACCGCCACAACGACGACATGCCCAGTCCGCGGGTCGAGGTGGTCGTCGAGTGGGAGAAGATCAAAATGCAGCGTATCATCGGCGGGCTCAAGGTGCTGTTCCCGTTCCCAACCATGGCCAAGGCGCAGATACAGATTCTGGCCAAGTTGATCAACGCCCTCAAAAACGCGGAGCACGTCATCCTCGAATCGCCCACCGGCACCGGTAAGACCGCGGCCATACTGTCGGGGGTACTGTCGTGGATGTACCAGGGGCACGTGCAGAACACCGTCGCCTACGACAACCCCAGCGACGAGTCGCAGGCGtccacgtccagcagcagctcgtcgcAGGCGGAGGTCAGCACCAAGGTCAAGGCGCGCGTTGTGTACCTGACCAGGACCCACGCGCAGATCAAGCAGGTCATGGCCGCAATCAAGAAGAGCGGGTTCAGGCCCAAGAGCTGCTGCATAGCGTCGCGGCTGCAGCTTTGCATCTACAAACCGAAGAAGCATAACGAAGATGAAGAAAACGAAGGCAGCGATAACGACGCTGACGATCCGAAAAACCGGGTGAACTCGCAGTGCAGACAGTTCATAGCCAATGTCGACAAGGCGCGAGCGTCCGCAAAGCAAAGCGTGTACACGTGCTCCGGAAGGCTCATCACGCCCAAGCCGACACTAAGCGAACAGATGTGCCCGTATTACCTCAACCTCGGGTGCAAGAACTACGCCATCAGCACGGCGCTGCGGCTGATGGGCAGCGACAACGCGACGTGGGACATCGAGGACCTCATATCGTACGGGATGGAGCCGAGCCATCCCGACGCGTCCGTCGGCTGCCGGTGCAACGAGCAGGCGGATGCCAGGCCGACGAAGAAGCGAGAGGGGGACATCACGAACTACTTCACGCGAAAGTCGCATTATgagccgccgccgtcgcaggATGGAGTGTGCCCGTACTACACCGCGAAGGCCGTGGCGCAGGTGGCCGACTTTGTCGTTTGCCCGTACCCGTACATCATCGACCCGCACACCGTGGTCAGGGGCAACGCCATACCGAACAAGGTCGCCACCATACTGACGACCGACACCAAGTACCAGAGCGTTAAAAGCGAGATCATCGAGATCATCAGCGAGAAGACTAACATCAGCGGCTCGGCCGGCAATGGCATCTTCTCGAACCTGAACAACACGGTGCTCATTTTCGACGAGGGGCACAACCTCGAAAACTCGTGCATCGAGGAGGCGTCGTGGGACGTCGGGCTGGACTACCTCAAGGCGGTGCTCAAGTGGCTGTTCTTCGTGCGGGCGAAGATCAAGGCGATGGACGACATCGACCTGAGTGATAACGCCGACAAGTCGTCGCTGAAGGCCGGTGGCCAGCTGGGCAAGGCGCTCGTGCGGGTCATCACCTTCTTGCAGGAGCTGATCGAGGGGCTGGAAAAGTTTTTGCACTCGACGTCCGACGACAGCTCGGGCCGCAGGAAGGGCAACTCCTATGAAAGGGTGGTCCACAGCTGGGATAGGTACGACCAACTCCAGAACCCCTTGGGCGGATCGGCGGAGTTTATAGAGGCGTTCAACCTCGACATCACCAAGGTCTATATCGTCTACTGCAGCATGATGCAGATCAAGTCGCAGGCCAGGACGCTGAGCCTCAGCGGGGTCAGGTTGATGGAGGACTACATTTTCCAGCTGGAGTACATGCTCGCCATCATGGTGATGCTCTGCCACATGCCCGAGTGCTACAACGTCCAGATTGTTGCCAACGGTGACAACGCGTACAGCCTGGGGATTTGGCTGATGAACCCCGCCGTCATGTTCAACGAGCTGGCGCTCAACGCGCGGAGCATCGTCATCGCGTCAGGGACACTCGCGCCCATTCCCCCCATGGTCGCCAGCCTGGGCGCGGAATTCGAGAAGAGGCTCAAGAACAACGTCATATCGGCCTCGCAGACGCTCACCAAGAACCAGCTGGCGCTCTACACGGTCACCCACGTGTCCAACTGCAGGTACAACAACGACGTCATAGAGTGCAACTTCAAAAACCTCAAGGACAACGCATTCCTGCTCCAGCTCGGCAATTCCATCGCCAAGCTGCTCGAGGTGCTGCCTGGAGGCACGCTCATTTTCTTCCCCAACCGGTCGGCGGTCTCCGCGTGCGTCCAACTCTGGGGAGAGACCTTCTACGACGCGGGTCCCAGGCGGACCAAGATCACGATCCTTGAACGCATCATGCAGTGCAAGGACATGAACTTCTACCAAGAGCCCACTTTAGCAGCCGATTTCGCCGTTATGTTGAAGGAACTTCACGAGCAGCGGGAATTCGTGCTCTTCGCCGTGTATCGAAGCCACTCGTCGGAGGGGCTCAACCTCAAACTGTCCTCCCTTATACTTGTCGGGCTACCGTTCCCATCCATTGTCGCGCCCAAGGTCGGAATGACCCGGAGGTACCACAAATCGCAATCGGAACCCTACAACTGGTACCTCAGGGAAACCTACCGCGCAGTTAATCAATCCATCGGGAGATGTATACGCACGAAAGACGACAGAGGTGTCGTGATCCTGCTGGACCGGCGCTATACGGCAGCCAAGGAGTACCTTCCGTACTGGATACACCCCTACAGCAGGGCACCGTATACTGTCGAGGGCGTAAGAGATGACATTGAAGCTAATTTTAAGTTCTAG
- a CDS encoding RNA recognition motif domaining containing protein, putative gives MGTRAVDLLSAYDRNQEATLYVGNVDTQVDEELLWEFFVQVGPVKHVHIPRDKVTGHHQGYAFVEFESEDDADYAIRILNFVKLYNKPLRCNKASRDKQNYEIGANLFIGNLDADVDDKLLHDTFASFGNIVSANVVRDADGAEGKTYAFVSYDSFEASDAALAAMNGQFICNKPIHVSYAYKKDTKGERHGSAAERLIAANRPQEFLSQMGVAPYGGATAQAPQQAVPMYPPLMTTPPIGMPPIMPPAQVPMPSVNAYPMPAGVPPVTVPVPGMPPVPTIPPAPPMMAMPPNMPPPPPMYK, from the coding sequence ATGGGAACACGCGCAGTAGACCTGCTTTCAGCGTACGATCGCAACCAGGAAGCGACGCTATACGTCGGTAATGTGGACACCCAGGtcgacgaggagctgctgtGGGAGTTTTTCGTCCAGGTGGGACCCGTGAAGCACGTGCACATCCCGCGGGACAAGGTCACCGGGCATCACCAGGGGTACGCGTTCGTGGAGTTCGAAAGCGAAGACGATGCGGACTACGCCATACGCATCCTCAACTTCGTCAAGCTGTACAACAAGCCGCTCAGGTGCAACAAGGCGTCGCGAGACAAGCAGAACTACGAGATCGGAGCCAACCTGTTCATCGGCAACCTCGACGCGGACGTTGACGACAAGCTGCTCCACGACACATTCGCGTCGTTCGGGAACATCGTATCGGCGAATGTGGTGCGAGATGCGGATGGCGCCGAGGGGAAGACATACGCGTTCGTCTCGTACGACAGCTTCGAGGCCAGCGACGCTGCCCTGGCGGCCATGAACGGACAGTTCATCTGCAACAAACCGATCCACGTGTCATACGCGTACAAGAAGGACACGAAGGGAGAgcggcacggcagcgccgCGGAACGCCTCATCGCAGCCAACCGGCCTCAGGAGTTCCTCAGCCAGATGGGCGTGGCGCCTTACGGCGGAGCCACTGCGCAGGCACCGCAGCAGGCGGTGCCGATGTACCCGCCTCTGATGACAACGCCGCCGATTGGAATGCCCCCGATAATGCCGCCAGCGCAGGTGCCGATGCCGAGCGTGAACGCGTACCCTATGCCGGCGGGGGTGCCGCCAGTGACGGTGCCGGTCCCGGGCATGCCGCCGGTTCCGACCATACCACCCGCGCCACCCATGATGGCGATGCCGCCGAACATGCCGCCTCCACCGCCGATGTACAAGTGA